The following coding sequences lie in one Fimbriiglobus ruber genomic window:
- a CDS encoding SdrD B-like domain-containing protein, with protein sequence MATPPGLRRLQPLSLGDTVWVDANNDGTLDGETGLNGVTVVLFSGATPVATTTTAGNGNYLFTDLIPGTYTVQITPPCRVRVQHRHQRPRPGRTSQPPGSGSPTRPTAPTTAPRRPPPPAPAAPSPSPRPVPTRTPQATPT encoded by the coding sequence ATAGCGACACCACCAGGACTTCGGCGTCTTCAACCCCTGTCCCTCGGCGACACCGTGTGGGTCGACGCCAACAACGACGGCACACTCGACGGCGAGACCGGGCTCAACGGGGTCACCGTCGTCCTGTTCAGCGGGGCCACCCCGGTCGCCACCACGACCACCGCCGGTAACGGCAACTACCTGTTCACCGATCTGATCCCGGGTACGTACACCGTGCAGATCACCCCGCCCTGCCGGGTACGTGTCCAGCACCGGCACCAACGGCCCCGACCGGGCCGTACGAGCCAGCCACCGGGGTCGGGTTCACCGACCCGACCAACAGCACCGACCACGGCACCCAGACGACCCCCACCACCAGCACCAGCGGCTCCGTCACCCTCTCCGCGCCCGGTACCAACCCGGACACCGCAGGCGACGCCAACCTGA
- a CDS encoding SdrD B-like domain-containing protein: MWVDANNDGTLDNGETGLPGVTVTLLDGNGNPILDQNNSPITTTTNASGQYLFTDLVPGSYEVRITPPAGYVSSTGTNGS, translated from the coding sequence GTGTGGGTCGACGCCAACAACGACGGCACACTCGACAATGGCGAGACCGGGCTCCCGGGCGTCACCGTCACACTCCTCGACGGCAACGGCAACCCGATCCTCGACCAGAACAACAGCCCGATCACGACGACCACGAACGCGAGCGGCCAGTACCTGTTCACCGACCTCGTCCCCGGGTCCTACGAGGTCCGCATCACCCCACCCGCCGGGTACGTGTCCAGCACAGGGACGAACGGCTC
- a CDS encoding thioredoxin domain-containing protein produces MSPRLPRLLLTAVALSALAAAGSRAAEPTPKGKPNKLAREVSPYLLQHAHNPVDWHPWGAEAFEKAKKEGKLVFLSIGYSSCHWCHVMERESFSVPAVAEILNANFVCIKVDREERPDVDEVYMTALQQTGVGGGWPLSMFLTPEGKPIFGGTYWPPEDRVIEGQTVQGFKSTLKRVVELNKEKHKELFAQADSIAEMTVKALDRNTTVLPVKLDRELVASAVNSFDMDPVHGGFGLKYRDYKGTKFPRVPALGLLLREGRKDEFSAVGKLVALTLDQMAAGGIYDHIGGGFHRYSTERTWTVPHFEKMLYDNAQLVELYSVAYKLTPKPAHKRVIEETLEFVERELTSPEGAFYSALDADSNGHEGEFYVWTAKEIDDVLGAGDDATLFKLVYGVEKPNFEEKYSILRLSKPLAESAKERKVTEDELLTKLAPMKAKLLAARAKRVRPFRDTKILTGWNGQMIAGYARAGGSLGETKYVRAAEKAADFLLSYMRTKDGRLFRIYAAQPGAKAEARQPAFLEDYAYLTHGLLTLHEVTGDARWLTAAREVTDQMLKWHADEARGGFYITANDAEKLFARGKDSYDGAQPSGNGTAIRNLVRLAALTKDEKYKTAAEKALTIFAPVLKANPHSAPLTAEALSLWLEGR; encoded by the coding sequence ATGTCACCCCGCTTGCCCCGTTTACTTCTCACGGCGGTCGCCCTTTCGGCACTGGCCGCAGCCGGCAGCCGGGCCGCCGAACCGACGCCCAAGGGTAAGCCGAACAAGCTGGCGCGGGAAGTCAGTCCGTACCTCCTGCAGCACGCCCACAACCCGGTCGACTGGCACCCGTGGGGGGCGGAAGCATTCGAGAAGGCGAAGAAAGAAGGGAAACTCGTGTTCCTTTCGATCGGCTACAGTTCGTGTCACTGGTGCCACGTCATGGAGAGGGAGTCGTTCTCCGTGCCGGCCGTTGCCGAAATTTTGAACGCGAATTTCGTCTGTATCAAGGTCGACCGGGAGGAACGGCCGGACGTGGACGAGGTGTACATGACCGCGCTTCAGCAAACTGGCGTGGGCGGCGGGTGGCCGCTCTCGATGTTTCTGACGCCGGAGGGCAAGCCGATCTTTGGCGGCACCTATTGGCCGCCCGAGGACCGCGTCATTGAGGGCCAAACCGTCCAGGGGTTCAAGTCGACGCTCAAGCGTGTCGTGGAACTGAACAAGGAGAAGCACAAGGAACTCTTCGCCCAGGCGGACTCGATCGCCGAAATGACGGTCAAAGCCCTCGACCGCAACACCACCGTGCTGCCCGTCAAACTCGACCGAGAACTTGTCGCCTCCGCGGTCAATTCGTTCGACATGGACCCCGTTCACGGCGGCTTCGGTCTGAAATATCGGGACTACAAGGGGACCAAGTTCCCCCGCGTGCCGGCGCTGGGGTTGCTTCTTCGGGAGGGCCGGAAAGACGAGTTTTCCGCCGTCGGAAAGCTCGTCGCGCTGACATTAGATCAGATGGCCGCGGGCGGGATTTACGACCACATCGGCGGGGGCTTCCACCGCTACAGCACCGAGCGGACCTGGACCGTGCCGCACTTCGAGAAGATGCTGTACGACAACGCCCAACTCGTCGAACTCTATTCGGTGGCTTACAAGCTCACGCCCAAGCCGGCGCACAAGCGGGTCATCGAGGAGACGCTGGAGTTTGTCGAGCGGGAATTGACATCGCCGGAGGGCGCGTTTTATTCCGCGCTCGACGCGGACAGCAACGGCCACGAGGGCGAGTTTTACGTCTGGACCGCGAAGGAGATCGACGACGTCCTCGGGGCGGGCGACGACGCGACGCTATTTAAGCTCGTATACGGCGTAGAAAAGCCGAATTTCGAGGAGAAGTATTCGATTCTTCGTCTCTCCAAGCCGCTCGCCGAGTCCGCGAAGGAACGCAAAGTCACCGAAGACGAACTTCTTACGAAGCTGGCCCCGATGAAGGCCAAACTGCTGGCCGCGCGGGCCAAGCGCGTCCGCCCGTTCCGGGACACCAAGATCCTGACCGGGTGGAACGGCCAGATGATCGCCGGGTACGCCCGCGCGGGTGGATCGCTCGGCGAGACGAAGTATGTGCGGGCGGCCGAGAAAGCCGCGGACTTTCTGTTGAGCTACATGCGAACGAAGGACGGCCGATTGTTCCGCATCTACGCCGCCCAGCCGGGCGCGAAAGCCGAAGCCCGCCAACCCGCGTTTCTGGAAGATTACGCTTACCTGACGCACGGCCTGTTGACGCTCCATGAGGTGACGGGTGACGCCAGGTGGCTCACCGCTGCTCGGGAAGTGACCGATCAGATGTTAAAATGGCACGCCGACGAAGCCCGGGGCGGGTTTTACATCACCGCGAACGACGCCGAAAAACTGTTCGCCCGCGGGAAAGATTCCTACGACGGGGCTCAACCCTCAGGGAACGGCACGGCGATTCGGAATTTGGTGCGATTAGCGGCACTCACAAAGGACGAAAAGTACAAGACGGCAGCCGAGAAAGCGTTGACCATCTTCGCGCCGGTATTGAAGGCCAACCCCCATTCCGCGCCGCTGACTGCCGAGGCGCTCTCGCTATGGTTGGAAGGGAGATAA
- a CDS encoding SdrD B-like domain-containing protein, giving the protein MKSPKFWPNWIRSLFSPRRQRTIRRRRTRQHELTLKCLEDRLVPATIAGLAFEDFNANGTFDTGVTLANSGAGTIGTAVDVGVSGLTVTAYNAANTAVANTTTASDGTYTLNSGSIVSGTIYRVEFTNLPAGFQAGPQGPNSGTTVQFVAGGATGVDVGLVQPNSYSVNNPTIVSSQFTYGDQVNGPNQSSAVIQSFPYAAGDSSTNPANPADPTPTTLATASQVGSIFGLASSRQTGIVYAAAYTKLHAGYGPTVDGYSGSGSIYAINPATNSVSLLVNLNQLLGANTTGADFRAAYTHDTSTTPAGSSPYFDDSLFTAGAYVDPYTGDDYTSWDAVGKTGLGGVAVSDDGSTLYAMNLANRSLYVIPLNLGRPVTPADIKIVPIPTVAKVNAGTSVNDNATGATANNPDGDLQPFAVTYYNGEVYIGIINSAESTTNGGTVAGDPTKLHAYVYQLNPTTLQFGTSPVFSIANMNYNRDEAARFENAGTANWNPWTPTYKNDITTSGFSYPQPMLTGIAFDANGNMTLGFRDRSGDQGGDFTPVNPAVASQTTTYETYPAGETLQAFINTPGNVASGWTLENNGKGPVAGENGYSSGTGFGPGGGQFFEQDYDPTGGHGYVDGGAVAEMPGFPDVVDNNFDPFYTGTFQTGGIRFNNLSTGKIDKAYQLYGQNTNHDTNFGKANGIGGLTILTTPAPIEIGNRVWKDTNGNGIQDAGEPGIAGVKVILYNAAGTNPIATATTDANGDYYFSNDTTRSSTSSAIYALPLTAGSTYQIQIQNATGANQQTALAGLTPTTPFNDSTANGAARDSNGVLNSTTDFIEATASANTVTLGTAGQDDHTLDAGFEPLLSLGNFVWNDTNNDGSFDASEVGLPGVTVALLDGNGNPILVAGNPVTTTTDSAGHYEFDNLLPGTYEVQITPPAGYISSTGTNGSPAGPFEPGSATFTDATNNTDHGTQTSATTITSAPVTLSAPGSNPDTGPTGVGNANFNVDFGVFQPLSLGDTVWVDANNDGTLDNGETGLNGVTVVLFSGATPVATTTTAGNGNYLFTDLIPGTYTVQITPPAGYVSSTGTNGSPTGPYEPATGVGFTDPTNSTDHGTTAGATITSAAVTLAAPGTAGNPDPGTGGANTANLNVDFGVSPLSLGDTVWVDANNDGTLDNGEDGLNGSPSSSTAATPVATTTTNARAGTVHRPHPGSTSIPAANRPPASPDRSSTGTTAARPDRSSPARSGPVGPRTTGRPSRAAVTGPVVTLASGPSRPRGPDPGRQPQPGHRRR; this is encoded by the coding sequence ATGAAATCGCCCAAATTCTGGCCCAACTGGATCCGTTCGCTGTTCTCCCCCCGCCGCCAGCGGACGATCCGCCGCCGGCGGACCCGCCAGCACGAGCTGACCCTGAAGTGCCTGGAGGATCGGTTGGTGCCGGCCACAATCGCTGGCCTGGCGTTCGAGGATTTCAACGCCAACGGCACGTTCGACACGGGCGTTACGCTCGCGAACAGCGGCGCCGGGACCATCGGAACGGCCGTGGACGTGGGCGTGAGTGGGCTCACGGTCACGGCTTACAACGCCGCAAACACCGCCGTCGCGAATACCACCACCGCGTCCGACGGGACGTACACCCTGAATTCGGGCTCGATCGTCTCCGGTACTATTTACCGGGTCGAATTCACAAACTTGCCGGCCGGATTCCAGGCCGGCCCGCAAGGACCGAACTCGGGAACCACCGTCCAGTTCGTCGCCGGCGGGGCCACGGGCGTGGACGTCGGGCTCGTCCAGCCAAACAGCTACAGCGTCAACAACCCGACCATCGTCAGCAGCCAGTTCACATACGGCGACCAGGTAAACGGACCGAACCAATCCAGCGCGGTCATTCAATCGTTCCCCTACGCCGCGGGCGACAGCAGCACTAACCCGGCCAACCCGGCCGACCCGACGCCCACAACGCTCGCCACCGCGTCCCAGGTCGGGTCGATCTTCGGGTTGGCTTCGAGTCGACAGACGGGCATCGTGTACGCCGCCGCCTACACCAAACTCCACGCGGGCTACGGCCCGACTGTTGACGGGTACTCGGGAAGCGGCTCGATTTACGCCATTAACCCGGCGACAAATTCGGTTTCGCTGCTCGTTAACCTCAACCAGCTACTCGGTGCAAATACGACCGGGGCCGACTTCCGCGCCGCATACACGCACGACACATCCACCACACCGGCGGGCAGTTCGCCGTACTTTGACGACAGTCTCTTCACCGCGGGTGCCTACGTCGATCCTTACACCGGAGATGACTACACCAGCTGGGACGCGGTCGGTAAGACGGGGCTAGGCGGGGTAGCCGTTTCGGACGACGGATCCACCCTGTACGCGATGAACTTGGCTAACCGTTCGCTTTACGTCATCCCACTGAACCTCGGCCGGCCGGTTACCCCCGCCGATATCAAGATCGTACCGATCCCGACTGTGGCGAAAGTAAATGCGGGAACGTCGGTGAATGATAATGCGACGGGGGCAACTGCCAACAATCCGGACGGCGACCTTCAACCCTTCGCAGTTACCTATTACAACGGCGAAGTCTACATCGGCATCATAAATAGCGCGGAAAGCACGACTAACGGCGGGACCGTCGCGGGGGATCCGACCAAACTGCACGCCTACGTCTACCAGTTGAACCCGACGACACTTCAGTTCGGTACTAGCCCCGTGTTCAGCATCGCGAACATGAACTACAACCGGGACGAGGCGGCCCGGTTCGAGAACGCCGGTACCGCTAACTGGAATCCTTGGACGCCGACTTACAAAAATGACATCACCACTTCGGGTTTCTCGTACCCCCAACCAATGTTAACCGGCATCGCGTTCGACGCGAACGGAAATATGACCCTGGGCTTCCGGGACCGGTCGGGTGACCAAGGCGGCGACTTCACGCCGGTCAACCCTGCTGTTGCTTCTCAAACTACGACCTACGAAACATACCCCGCCGGCGAAACCTTGCAGGCGTTTATTAATACGCCTGGTAATGTTGCCAGCGGATGGACACTGGAAAACAACGGGAAGGGCCCCGTTGCCGGAGAAAACGGCTACAGTTCGGGAACCGGGTTCGGTCCCGGTGGTGGCCAGTTCTTTGAACAAGACTATGACCCTACCGGCGGCCACGGCTACGTCGACGGTGGTGCCGTGGCCGAGATGCCCGGATTCCCGGACGTCGTCGATAACAACTTCGACCCGTTCTACACGGGAACATTCCAGACGGGCGGTATAAGATTTAACAACCTTTCGACCGGAAAAATCGACAAGGCCTATCAGCTGTATGGCCAAAATACCAATCATGATACTAATTTCGGCAAGGCCAACGGGATCGGTGGGCTCACGATCCTGACCACACCCGCCCCGATCGAAATCGGCAACCGGGTCTGGAAAGACACCAACGGAAACGGCATCCAGGACGCGGGCGAGCCGGGCATCGCCGGCGTCAAGGTGATACTGTACAACGCGGCCGGGACGAACCCGATCGCCACCGCGACCACCGACGCGAACGGCGACTACTACTTCAGCAATGACACCACCCGCTCCAGCACGTCGAGCGCCATCTATGCCTTGCCGCTCACGGCCGGCAGCACGTACCAAATCCAGATCCAAAATGCCACCGGGGCTAATCAGCAAACGGCACTGGCCGGACTGACTCCGACCACGCCGTTTAACGACTCAACCGCGAACGGGGCCGCCCGCGACTCGAACGGCGTGCTGAACAGCACCACCGACTTTATTGAAGCGACCGCGAGCGCGAACACGGTGACCCTCGGCACCGCCGGTCAGGACGACCACACTCTCGACGCCGGCTTTGAACCGCTGCTGTCGCTCGGCAACTTCGTGTGGAACGACACCAACAACGACGGCAGCTTCGATGCTAGCGAGGTCGGACTCCCGGGCGTCACCGTCGCACTCCTCGACGGCAACGGCAATCCCATCCTGGTCGCCGGTAACCCGGTCACCACCACCACCGACTCCGCCGGACACTACGAATTCGACAACCTGCTGCCCGGCACTTACGAGGTCCAGATCACCCCGCCCGCCGGGTACATTTCCAGCACCGGTACCAACGGCTCCCCGGCCGGCCCCTTTGAACCCGGGTCAGCCACCTTCACCGACGCCACCAACAACACCGACCACGGCACCCAGACGTCTGCCACGACCATTACCAGCGCGCCCGTCACCCTGAGCGCCCCAGGCTCCAACCCGGACACCGGACCCACCGGAGTCGGCAACGCTAACTTCAACGTCGACTTCGGCGTCTTCCAGCCCCTCAGCCTCGGCGACACCGTGTGGGTCGACGCCAACAACGACGGCACACTCGACAACGGCGAGACCGGGCTCAACGGGGTCACCGTCGTCCTGTTCAGCGGGGCCACCCCGGTCGCCACCACGACCACCGCCGGTAACGGCAACTACCTGTTCACCGATCTGATCCCGGGTACGTACACCGTGCAGATCACCCCGCCTGCCGGGTACGTGTCCAGCACCGGCACCAACGGCTCCCCGACCGGGCCGTACGAGCCAGCCACCGGGGTCGGGTTCACCGACCCGACCAACAGCACCGACCACGGGACCACCGCCGGGGCCACCATCACCTCGGCCGCCGTCACCCTGGCCGCCCCCGGCACCGCCGGCAACCCCGACCCCGGCACCGGCGGGGCCAACACGGCCAACCTGAACGTCGACTTCGGCGTCTCCCCCCTGTCCCTCGGCGACACCGTGTGGGTCGACGCCAACAACGACGGCACACTCGACAACGGCGAGGACGGACTCAACGGGTCACCGTCGTCCTCGACAGCGGCCACCCCGGTCGCCACGACCACCACGAACGCCAGGGCGGGTACTGTTCACCGACCTCATCCCGGCAGTACCTCCATCCCGGCCGCCAATCGCCCCCCGGCCTCGCCGGACAGATCGAGCACCGGCACAACGGCAGCCCGACCGGACCGTTCGAGCCCAGCCCGCTCGGGTCCGGTCGGACCCAGGACCACGGGACGACCCAGCCGGGCGGCGGTGACCGGACCGGTCGTCACCCTCGCCTCGGGACCGAGCCGACCGCGAGGCCCCGACCCCGGGCGGCAACCCCAACCCGGCCACCGACGCCGATAG